The sequence below is a genomic window from Tubulanus polymorphus chromosome 1, tnTubPoly1.2, whole genome shotgun sequence.
ACACTACGATCTATCGAAATCGAATCCGACAAAAGTTCAGGAGATGCTCAAAACGTTTCAGAATCACTTGAAGAGTTTGGTACCAGGGAATCCAAATAAACGTGATCCAAAAGCGAACCCGGCATTCTTCAATAACACATGGAGTCCTGGATGGTGTTGAAATATTACGGACGTATGTAGGCCTTGActtattttttcgaaaaatcaacaatcactacaaaaaaatgaaaaacatctaCTGACGCATCCGTTTCGATTAAAgcctatatttcattttcatattatcCGAGGaccattttagaaatgtcgATTGAAGCATTTCTTTTCCCgttttcaatcaattcttTGCGATCAATATACCGTCATACTTATTATATactgtttgtttttttctaaaatgtttcTTTCTAATGTTTCTTCGGAGTCTTGCTAATCCTCTAAAATTTTAGATCAAAAGGTACTTCTGATTAATTCTGATCCTAACTAATCGAAAAGTTCGTAAAATTGATGTGAGCCTATAGACTATAGCGTCTATTGTCAGTATGTTGGGGCGTTTGCCTCGTGACATTTTACAGATGACATGATAAACAATCGATTTAGCTTTCCAGTCTGAACTTCATTTCAACAGCAGTACTGTTGTTGACAGCAACGAAACAGCAGACGATCAATTACGAAGGTACTAAAACTAGcgtatgaaaacaaacatATATATGACAAATCACGATATTAACTGCAGCAATTATTTCATACTTATTAGGGGAATCATTATACGATCAATTACTACGATCTATCGAAATCAAATCCGTCAAAAGTTCAGGAAATGTTCCAAACGTTTCAAATCACTTGGAAAGTTTGGTACCAGCAGATCTTAATAACTGGGACCCTAAATCTAATCGAAAATTCTACAATGGCACTTGGAGCCCAGGCTCGTGTTAGAAGTTGATAAATTATGGCTTACAATATTGTTAGAAAGGAACTCAAATGATAATTTTATGGGTTTCCAATCTCTTACACCATACTCTGTATCCATATGAAATCTAGATATTCATAATCACACAAAATCAATACACAGACGTGTAAAATTGGAATTCCCTACAATGATATCGTAGATATTACACGAGTCGATATCTTTGAACCggaacaaaatatcaaaatatcagtACAAAGGAACTAAAATAGATCAGTAAATTATGAGACGTTGacagttttttaatttcaatattcaaaaccGGAACAATAAATACACGTATAAAATCACAGTAGTTTCCATTATGTTAGTATTGCAGTTTCAGAGATTCATCCACTAAATACTTGTGATGTTAGAGTTTACATAACAGGGTAAAACGAACGAATTCGGGGCGACTATAGCGTCTATTGCGGCGTATGTCGCACAAATGCCACATAATATTCCAACTAACAGAACTGACCACAGTAACACACGGAGCGGTTGACAAATtgatctgaaaaatatcaacatcgttattatcatatcatatacgtGCGGTGCTTGTATTTCAGTCCAATGTGCTATGGTGCCTGATACGGAAATCGTTTCAGCGATGAATGTTATGTGAAATGTCATGTTTTAgatgaattttcatgtttttcttttatttctttctcTACCTGACTGGCCATGGTCTGTCGGTATTGGTAATCATGCCTTGAGTTTGGCTGCAGAGTTTCATATAGAATAGCGTCGGGAACACGAATATCTGCACTGATATAGCAGATCCTCCAAGAAGAGACAAAACTACTCCAAACCTATTTTGATTATGCATAGTTTCAATAAGACGATCAGAAATCATCACCACCTATTCGCTGAGATAGTTGATAGCTGagtttatttattcatatattcattaccTAGGTATGGTTTCGGCCACGAATAATATAGATGCAACCATAGCTGTGCGTAAAGCAACTCGTTTCCAGTTGATTcctaaaaagtattttttctaCGATTAAAACAGttcatggggggggggggggtatggCAGTCGATGCGAGGAGCAAAAGAACCAAGAGCTAGATGTCATTCAAAACGATGTTAACTTACTGAGTGGTATTCCAAGAGCGTCCTCGATTTCTTGATAAAGCGGATTTGTAACGATGACAAAAGCGAATATAAGATGCACGACGATCAGAATCTGAACCGTATAGACCATCGGTCCCGggtaaaattcattcaaatctaTCAAGATGTTATCTTTTACTCGATCCCCGAGAATGAAATACGCCGAATACGCTACTGGTGAATAGATGGCTAATAACACTGAAATACATGAAGCAAAGAtataaaatcaagaatttgcGGCCAATTGACTGtttaattaaaagaaaaaaatgatgacaAGAACCATCCTAAAGCATACCCGTGAAAGCAGCTATGAGAGATCGGCCAAATTTCTTCGGTTCTTTCATGTCGTGCTGTATTGTCGGGAAAGCAGGAGTACCGGCGAATGTGAAAGCGAGTGTGCCAAATGCCATCATGAATGGTAAAACTTCGATTGGTTTCTTCTGTTCTTTCGGAATTTTCGGTTCGATCAGAATTATATTGACAGTGATGATTACACAGGCAATTGCCGTACTCAACGTCGCTATAATCGCTACAGGCCTTCAATAAAATAACTGTGTTACTGGGAAATAGAGTGAAATAACcctatgatttttattatcattttgaatgaaattcaaagcagttttagattcaattttgatatataatgTATAGTATATCTACCACATGTCCTTTGGTGTACCAAGCCATGTTAACGGTGTTAGAAATGCGGCAACCAAAGCCATCCACAAACACACGGTAAAATCCACATTCAAATGACTCAACAAACTTTGAATTAGTTGTGAGGCCAAAATAATGAAGACTACACCTGCTCCGAACATTGTGAAGTCGTTCGTGATGGATACAACCATTCtaaaaaaagataaacaaTATTTGTTCATATCTTGATctgatttacatattttatctaACAGATATATACCACCGAGGTCTTATTATTGACCGTGTTGAACTATTTAGTTTCTTATAATATACTAACATATAAGAATGACGATAAATTCTAcataaatataaaacaaacaaCTCACTTTCCGGGTTTGCCATAGGCTCTAAATCCGATGGATGCAAACGGGGCCCTCGTATGTTGATTATATTCGTCGTAACGTTCTTGTAAGATATCCCAACTTTTACCTAATAAAACTCCGGTACCCCCAGCTATTACACCAAATATAACCATTAATACGAATCCAGCATAACCTGTTTGtaatttgaaaacaaaatgcAGTTTACGGTTTACTTATTCGATCAGAATATTGTATGACATTCTGATCGAGAAATTGTTGTATTGTGTTATCAAGTAAAAACGACTATATTAGCTTAATCATCAATTGGTCCATGAGAAGCGATATTTGGAGGTGATGAAGGCTACAACCACAACCTACCTGTGCTGCTTATAGCGTATGGCATAGCCAGTACACCACTTCCTGCCATCTCCCCAACCACAAAAACCATTGCCACGAAACATGATATTCCAGCACGTTTTCCATTGTGGGGAACTAAAGGCAACTTTTCCCCCATTTCATCGATGGTTTCGATAGTCGGCAATGTGGAGCCTATGGACACCATGATATTCGATTAATAAGAAAACGCGACTATCGATTTAAGATTCATGTGATCTGAGCAGTACACACACATAATATTCAGCGGTTTTTTGTCACGGGTCTTTGTGTGCGTTCAATCTACCTAGGTCaatatgaataacttctgaAAGTTTATGACAAGTTCGTTCTAATGAGCTTTTGACTGAACCAAATGtctaaaattataaaaaaaattatcttcaaATTGTCATTCCCAGCGGGTTGTTAATGTATTTTGGTGTAAGataatttgtatatattaCTAAACCTCgtgaaatgaaaaagtgaTTTAGCGCGCACTATTCAGACATTGATTACAAAAAACCATGAATACAAATTTACCGTAATATATACGTACATGATATGCGTAAATACAATGTACATTCTGTAGCCTATGGTATATTATGATGGTCCCAGCGCAATGCAGAAATACATAACTTGAAACGAATATACATAATCTGAATCATTAATTAATCAGGCAGCGTTATGAAATGTTGTGAATAGCATGTATACACAGTACCCGGTACAATAGGCGCATTATTCTCAACCAACCAAAATCTAAGATTGATCTTCCATCGTTTTCAGCGGTTTCTCTATTATGTTTAATCGTGTTAACACAACCCTGAGACGCGGTTTTAGATGTCCAATTGACGAAGAGCAGGTATTCAAACACAACGTGGTGTTATATCTGATCAGCATTACGTGTCCTATGGGGACAATCATGAATATTTTCGGTATTTTCGTCTTTCGGAAAACCCCCGAAAGTGGGCAGGCGATTTATCTGCTTATCTTGATGTCGATATCCGATACCATCTATCTTGTAAACGTGTTCTTCGATAGCACAGTGCGACATCTCACTTATCGATACCTCTATGGTGACGAAGTATATCGTCTACCAGACTTCGCCGTATTTCCAGTCTGGAACTGGCTCAGAATCGCCTCGTACAAATCGACGGTGACAATTCGCAATTGGATCATCGTGATGTCCGCAGTGGTGCGGTGTTTGCACGTTCTCTTTCCGCTCTGGTCTCGACGAATCGTTGTtagaaaattagttaatatcaATACAGTGAGAATCGTTATCGTGTCTGTGGTAATTTACATTCCGCGTTATTTCGGGTACATGGTCCCGTATCGATGCCCAGGGGCACCAGCTTCGGGtccaatatttaaaaaatttcagaaagatGAAGACGTGGACTTGATTTCTACTTGGATATACTTAGTAATAACAGTTAACACACCGGCCGTAATTCTGATGATTGCAAATACGGTACTTCTGTGGTCGGTCGCTCATTCACGAAAATTACGAAAATGTATAACATCATCTCAGTCAAATTCAGATACAAAAAACGTTACCGGTAGCGCGAAAGCAACGCAACTCGTGATGATAGCCACAATCGTGTATCTGAGCTGCGAGTTACCGACAATCATCTCCagaatattcaattattttatcaaatatgaaaGTACTCTGgatatgaaaaaattgtttattcTCTTAAATAACTTAACTCCTATTGACTCGGCGATCAATTTCATCATATACATGATCGCCAGTAGATCTTTCAGAAAAAATGCGTTTGCCATGCTGTTTAAATCCTAAAATAAATAAGTAAGTCACTAAATAAGTAGATAagtgatattttgatattaatTGCCGAGCGCAGCCTGGGTAGTGGTTCAAGTAAAAACCTTTCAGTTACCATTCAGTCCCCTgtaataaaattcaatttttcacaATTCTGATGGTCACGTTGAGTATGATACACATTATTTccatatgaaaacaaaaactaaaatatttttcttcgaTAATTTGTGGGCCTATTTATACCACTGAAAGCGATAAGGATGTGATACAGTCGCTCTTATTTTTAATCTCCAAACTTCAGATTCGAGGAATACGTACTGGCCGTAGATCTAGTCATTCATCATATCCGGGAGACATCAGCTAGTGATACGAATGgagaattttcttttcgtcCCAAAGCAAATACAGATATGTATTCCTTAAAAATTGGTATTCCTCTAAGAAACTGCAATTCTTCGAGTGAGTTCTCCGACGGCGGAGTTATCAAACCTGAGAAGCTTAATAACAAAATGCAaagcaaaattcaaaatactcaTTTCGGAAtgcttttattttcaataattttttcatGGACGGTTTACATGTAACAACTCAATTAGTAAAACAACCTTGATCAATCATAAAATCAGCTACAGGATGATCTCTGTAACAAGTGACAAGTACGTGTAGAGTTCATAAAGCAATTGACACGTATGAATTGTACGAAAAACATATCACAATatgagaaatgaaattacaaaCGGACTGACTAATCATCACAATGACATCTAAATAAACATTGCTTCCAAGTTATTTCAGATGAATAGTGTTAGTAACCATTTTACAGATCATGATATTTGCATGGATTCAATATACTGGCAAATGCAGTATATGTGAAGTTTTAGTATTTACTACTCATTAAAGTTAACACCAGTAAATTTGATCAGCAGCAGCTTTCAACGTGATTAAGCTATAATAAACTTTACAACAATTAGAGCGGATATTCATCATGAAagacatacatgtatttaacTCGTCTAAAACAcacaattcaaatagaaaaattataaAGATGTTCTTCTATGTAAAGATTATCGTTGTAAAAATACATCATTCAGCTGTGGCCCTTGTTCTGTTGTATTGATAACGCGAAGTCCGAGTTCATCATATTCCTCATTCAACGCTTCTTTCTGATGATGCTCGCGCAGATTCCATTTCCATTCCGTCGCTAAAATTATTGCCTCAGTCTCATCGATATCCGATTTCTCGGGTCTATGTAAACCCTGTCAAAAAGCAAAACGAAAGAATTGTTAAGTTTTCATATTGAAACGTCAATTTGAGAGGCAGCAGTGAGCATAGAAATCCACTGTCGTGAATAATTACCGAGAAAACTTACCTTCACAGACGCCGACTCAGCAGCCTTTAATGTATTCATGATGGCGTGCATGAGGATCTCGGCATTTTTCACCAAAATCTTGTCAGCCTTAAAGCAATGAAAACGACAAAATAACTAAAGCCCATATAAACTGCTGGCTGATGTAATAGATCAAACAGATACTTACAGTTCTATCATCATGAGTGGAAGCTTTAACGCTTGCAATAATGCTTAACTGTGTACTAACTGTGGGCACTTGTTTTGCATACGACATCAGTTCATCTGAGAAACTAAAATAGATGAACAAATAGATTAGTTAGCAACATGTCAAACCTGAATATACATTATCGTTTTACACTGCATATGATACTGAAATGCATACCGATCATCGATGCAGTATTTTGCTACAATGTGAGCAAAACGTACAATCTTTTTTCCATTTCCAGCAATTGACTTCGCCGTTTTTATCAATTCTTCTTTACTCTATAGAGAAATCatgaataaagaaatttaATGAACTAATCCAACAACCAGTAACTGGCAGCATTGATTTACATAGTTCAGTATATTTGATACATACCGAAAGACTGCCTTTTCCTTTTGAATATGCTGCCATATCTATCATTTGACGGCACATTTCTTTAGCGAGACGCACAAATTCATTCTTTTCATCTTCCCACTTCTCAGTTTCTCTTTGTAACATAAGCGTAGCAGTCTAAAATAGAGACCATATAGACAATTTTTAATGCTTATCATACATGCAGCTATACTTCAGCTTATAAATccatgaaatgaatttaatgcAGTCTCATGTTATATGTGATTTGCTAGTACACTAGTACacaaaccagaaaaaaaacttcattgcTATTGGAAACAACATTTCAAGTACCGGTGCATGCAATTACGTAATCAACAAAAACATCATCATATAAGGTGTTAGTGAACTTAGGTTTTGTCAGAGTTGCTATTGGTTTTAAATGAAGAACAAACTCattatatacaatgtatcatGAAAATCTTCATTAgtttcatacaaaaatatgGTTTTTTAGGATTTATGTTTTCCAATCAGGCAGTACTTACTGACACGGGATCAGAATTCTACAATTGACAACGTAAGGTCAACAGATATGGTAAAGATGGCAAAGATATGCTggttgtatatacatgtatgtccTCGATCACATCAAAGAGAAAGATTTTGACATGATTTCTATGAATGAGAACTTACCATAAGTTTTGGATCCCTCCAAGGTGTATATGGAAGCGGTGTAAATGATGAGTTTACTATTTCTGGAGTTCTCAGCTGAGTTTGTTCAGGAACAAAGCTTTAATCGAACACACAAACAATTTAAATTACAACATCATACAAACTTTGGGATTCGTTAATTTGGTCAAAGGAAACATAATATTTTacaagaatgaaaataattgcaAAGCTGCAATATATATTAACCTATTGATCATTTGAGGCATCATATCAGACTTGCGTTTAAACATTTTCTCGATCTTGTCCACTCTGATCTGCCCTGGTGAAGTTTTGATCGATGAAGTAGCTGACATATCCCCAAACATCACTCCATCTATTGAATTACTGTGAATGTCTGTTGTCAGGCAAGAGAGCAAGGACATTATATCtgagaaaataacaaaatgtgATGACAGGAATGCTGCTCAGTGATGGATTAGAAAAGCGTAGTTTCATTAGATTTGCCCATACCTCTGATTGTTCTCTTATCGATATCTTTCATAGCTGCTAACGTGCGACCGAGAATATTTATCTTACACGCCCATTCTAGTTTCCTTTTCTGCAGATTTacctgatattttgaataaggaTCGCCTAAAGGCAAGAAAACGGTGAAATTAAAGATAAGACTATCACTCGTTTTAAGATCTCTCAGGTCAAACAACCTTTTGGAGAATTGATGTTATGTTTGACAAAATCAGACAGAGGAAAAGTTTATATTTCAAGTCAAGATACCCTGGTACGTTGTtaatatgaattattcattatgaattaatAAATGTTTCAACTTACTGGCGAGATTGTTCAATGCATTCATCAGATCTTCAGTATGTTGACTAATATCATCAAGGCACTGACGCACATATCCTTTACTTTCTAAGTCTGTTGAAGTTTCAATTGCTTTCAGAGCTAGTCCTTTCATCGAAAACATATTCTTTGTCAGTTGTTTACTCATAGCCTTAAACTCCTCACATAATGAGTCTttcacatcatctgaaattggccattatatttcagataatgTACATAGAACCAGTAATAGAACCCAGCTACACATCCGTTCAATTCAGGTTTAGAACTGGCAATTTATTGTTGATGTACATATCTGAATTTCAGAATTGTTTAGCTACCTGATGTGGAGCTTATAGCGAGATTAGCTGCTGCGATTCTATCAACTACTCGACAAAAATCAACAACAAGATTTTCAATAAGTTTCGTCAAGTTAAGAGACtgaaaaataatagaaaatacatCATTCAGCAAAATCTACAGATACCTTTCAAGATATGAAAGCTGATGACATCAGTAGTATAGTTACCACTGATTTCAAGTAATGTTGAGGAATTTCctccatatgaatatagacTGTACCTTTGCTACCCAGTTGCACTGCATGAAAGCAATGTTCTGTGGAGCGAACAATCGTTCAGCTGCAGGAAAATTTGATGGAGATCCAGTGAgaattgtatatatctgtgACATAGCATTATTCTCTTTTTCCATAGAACTAAGAATTTCAAGACCATCATGAATTTTCATATCCGTTTCTGGTAAACTGTAGATGAAAGTTACAAATTCGTGCAATGATCACAACTAAGATTTCAACATTCAGAAGCTATAATCAGTTTCATCTAAATCCTCAACCTTTTATGATAAATTACCCTTTACATGCAGATTGGAACATATCAGTGTATCTAACTGTCTCTATCTCGAAGAGTCTGATTTCTTCTAATAAATGTTCATTCACTTGTGATTTGCCACTTTCAAGGTTCAGGCAATCAGCTAAAACCTCTAGCTTAGCATTATCAGCAACTGTATTGATGGTGTCACATATACAAAACACTTTAGCCGCCCACTCTCTCGACATCCGAGTTAACTGTTTAatctcatcttcattttctACAGAAAGAAACAACATTGCCTGTTAACAAGACCTTAATTTTGTTAGATTTAGGTTTGTAGTAGTATGAcaataaatatttctaaaccctttcagtgctgactaataaATACCCTGGagataattttaaaattttcaaaaattccaccctagtgtgttgaataacgggaatacaactatagtgtgtctacaccacagcgcggtgtattgttagttactagtatttcactatgtttgacaggtgctgccatttttcaagagagataattgcATCGTTGCACTGCACTTCAAaacaccgcaatgcggtgtaataacaaaatctatcactgatttatacaccgcacatGGTTAATGGGGGTCTCCGAATACTCCAGAAGTTATACCCTGCAGGGGATTACTGATTCCTACCATTGTTCGCTGTGTAGCTGCTTAGGGTAGTTATTGTTGCAGTCAAGTTTTCTAAATCGCATGTATTCGCCATCAATAACTGTAGCTGTACGGATGATAGAAAATCCATTCCATTCATAGCATCATTCACTGATGTTACCAAATTTGTAATATAACTTGAGTATTCTTCTAACGTTCTTTGCTGTAAATAAATAGCAGTTCAAGTTTGATTACATTCATACagtaattacaaaatacatgCGCAACTCATTTAGTCTACATGCTCCTGCACCAGCTTCTAGCAAAACTATACTCAAAATAAACCATCAGAAATAATacagaaaatcatcaaaagGAACTCCCTATTCCCGAAAAAGATGTAAACGCATTACGGGGAGTATTAAACACAAGAGGTTCTGTAACCAAAAGCTAAATTCGTTTCCGTAACTAACAAATTTACCTGAATGTGTAAATGTCTGAAAGACCAGAATGAAAAAGTGACCAAAGATGAATTTTccgttttgaaatgaatacgATCAATTCTTCTAGAATTATAAGTTGACTGACCTCTTGTCCCAACAATAGTTCGTTATGGACTTTATGCGCAACAACAATTTTGTTCGACACACTATGATATTTCATCAGCAGGTGGTTAAGGTTTGATTCCAGGCGTTCTAcctaaaaatgattcatttgaaaaatatgaattgtaAGAAAGCAGATACATTACATGAAGATGAAATATTGGTGTAGACATGGGAAACAGGATTAAAAAATCACATTCAAAATCAAGTTTAAGcacatctgaaaaaaaaaacatctaatGGCTCTCATATTTAGGTACCTTATCACACCACGCTTCTGCTACTTGGTATAAAGGATCAATTTCCTGAACTTCGCACTGCGAAACACGCTTTGCCTTATCTAACAACTGAGGGGTTAGCTGGGTGATGTCTGAGCTCAATGATTGCAGGATTCTATAAGCAAAGCGCACTTATTCACTACAAGGTGTATATTACAAGTtgtgaataatgaaaataaatttctacaATGATGGAAAAGCTGGGTTTGAATCTCTGATTTGATTGACTCAACTCTAGTCATCAGAACTATATGCACTTACAGTCTTGTGGTTTCATCTGAACATGCTGCTGATACAGTATTTGCTATTTCTATAACATGTGTCGCTTCAGATATGATATCATTGCCGATCATATCAGTTTTTAATCGATGCAACCCTAATGCATTATTGACGAGATCTTTCACAGCGCGCGAtagattttcatctttttcggTACCTGAATTGAAAATGCAACCTACTTTCAGACTAAATAATGCAATTATAGACTAGAGGCTTTGGTATCACAACAGTTTTTAATTGGAACATAACATCaagagatatatttcatttacccCATCTGATTGTCTACTGAATAACAGTCCAGATGCCACTCACCTCTATGACTAGAAAGGGATTCTTTAGCTTTTCCTGATGCTTCATTTACTGTTGAACCAGCAATTCGACTTATAGATCGATCATCTGAGCGTCTATCATCGGTAACCTTTGTTGTTGATAAGATCGAGTCCAGATCTAAGCTTTTCAATGAGGTAGATACATTCTCCATAGTGGCTTCAGTATCAGCGGTATTAACTGAAATCATTGTATGAATTAGCAACAAGAAGTTCTCACAGgcaaacaaaaacagaatcgTCGGGTTCCTTACATCATCACTGGTAAACAGTAATAAACATTCTGTTAGTTCGATATTTATTTTTGGACAACTACCACATGGAGTCTTACCGATAAATGTTCCCGAATCAGGAGTTACAGTTCGAGCTGTATTTCTCAACGTACAGGAAATATTTGGCTGATTTTCTTCATCAACGCCTCGTCTGATATTCTGTACGCATTTCAACAGTATTTCGTTACGTTTATTCAGGTTTTCGTGTAGGCGTTCATCGGTGATTTTTTCCAGCAAGTGATTACAACCTGACCTTACAGCAGTTATAGCtaaaataacaacaacatACGCAGATGcatcatagaaaatgaaatatttctttgggATGGGACTAATTCCCTAAAATTTTTGAGTAAATTTCGATCCAAACCGAattaaagaaatcaataattaacTTAATCGATATGAAGCAAGAATGAAACTACTGAGATACCTTTCTTTAACTGGTTTGTGTAAACAAGTAACCCGTTTCGATAAATGGGGCTTGCGCTATTATCAATAATCCTTGTAGCGAACTGTGTAACTCGACGAGCTTGTCCAGTAATTGATTTACACAGTTTACACAAATCCTGCTTATCGTGTGTTAAAACAATCACATCACAATCACGAACGTTACTAGCTATACTCTCCTCTGAAAAAATAGGACACATGACATCgataaatttcaatcaaattgctAATAGCGACataaatacaatacaaaaaaTTACATGGCAACTGTGAAAAGAggttttatataaaacttgTCGCCGAAGTGGCATCATTTTCATACCAGAGATCTGTAGAAATAGATTCACATCCATCATATCATCGAGTTCTTCAACTAGACTCTCGACATTAGCTCTCCACTGGGATTTCAACAAACGTAATCGCTCAATAGCCACTTTATCGAGATAATCTTTACGGCAAGCTACGGAGACGGGAACTATCTCTGGATCGAGCTGTTCTAGATGCTGTATCCAGTTCTTTATTGTGTTCACTCCTAAAAAGTTACAGGTAGGCCTACATCTTAACTGTACTGGAGGCTTACCGATATTGTTTGACTACTTTTTAACTGGCAATGAGGGATCCTTTATTAGTATGATCAATATGGAATTTTCTTATCTTATCTGATTTTTCAACTTACTCCGTGCATCAGAAGAACTAGCAGCAGCGAATATTGATACCTGACACAATCTTTCAGAATGAGTATGGAACTCATCAACAAATGGCTGCAGTAACTTCTGACAAGTGTCGTCCTCAATGGGCTGAGCATCCTAAATGTTGAACAAATCAAATGTACGTGAATTGTTTTTAAAAAGTCTACACCAGGAAGTTGAAATGACCTCTCAGACATTTGATACCAAATTACTTACATTAGTTGGGCATACAGCAGCTTTAACTAGTCTATCCAAAGGCTCATCTGTTTCAGAAAATACTATCGTTATCTGGTAGAGGATAGCTGCATTAACACTGATTTCAATATCGTGTAAATCATCGAGCAATTTCTCACAAATCTCTTCGAAATCAGACCTAGATATATCGGAGAATTGAGGAACAATGTCTTATTGGTCTAAAAATTAATCTATAACAGCTTCATCTATAACTACGTCGagttaatgtatatgaaatgtCTACTTGGATAAGAATTTTTAAAACACAACAATTTATACACACCGCTGTAAATGTCCAGGTCTACTCTCAGCGATATTCAAGTAATCCATTAGGGAACCTCTCCATCTAAGTATCTGATATAAAGCACACAAATTTGTTTTGATCAAAAGAGCCATTTTACCCAAAGGATCAATTCATGTTGATACTTACTGATTTACAAGTATCAATAATTTTCTCACGATATTTGTTCTCAGTGAAATGAGTGACTGACATGCTGTGTCTGACAACTGCTTCCAGGTGTGTATCAAAATCAT
It includes:
- the LOC141915516 gene encoding uncharacterized protein LOC141915516 — its product is MDVGNVIISGLVQTKNVERAIAPFAAQVTQLILLKDSQEKGEKLRFSSLIVPAAQKVLETIQRLISEAINTTDSDYGDEEYIQSMPSACDLLALAAGSFLVAAQRLEMEPQSKEAWHHIVRTAKDVLEGTMKVLLVSDDCEVRKLVYTAHILEKRIGLVLSVTSMKALVLAFKGLTESMLMLSSLIELRQQHLINTYQRDRLILTMSMLRKTSPMLSTAMQTYIKYPTNPQAKASKEYVTNQVLTLIDDVIKAVENKLYYTADNSQSGGHFVVRLEKLLTILEPRSRYSIDRYDFDTHLEAVVRHSMSVTHFTENKYREKIIDTCKSILRWRGSLMDYLNIAESRPGHLQRSDFEEICEKLLDDLHDIEISVNAAILYQITIVFSETDEPLDRLVKAAVCPTNDAQPIEDDTCQKLLQPFVDEFHTHSERLCQVSIFAAASSSDARRVNTIKNWIQHLEQLDPEIVPVSVACRKDYLDKVAIERLRLLKSQWRANVESLVEELDDMMDVNLFLQISEESIASNVRDCDVIVLTHDKQDLCKLCKSITGQARRVTQFATRIIDNSASPIYRNGLLVYTNQLKKAITAVRSGCNHLLEKITDERLHENLNKRNEILLKCVQNIRRGVDEENQPNISCTLRNTARTVTPDSGTFIVNTADTEATMENVSTSLKSLDLDSILSTTKVTDDRRSDDRSISRIAGSTVNEASGKAKESLSSHRGTEKDENLSRAVKDLVNNALGLHRLKTDMIGNDIISEATHVIEIANTVSAACSDETTRLILQSLSSDITQLTPQLLDKAKRVSQCEVQEIDPLYQVAEAWCDKVERLESNLNHLLMKYHSVSNKIVVAHKVHNELLLGQEQRTLEEYSSYITNLVTSVNDAMNGMDFLSSVQLQLLMANTCDLENLTATITTLSSYTANNENEDEIKQLTRMSREWAAKVFCICDTINTVADNAKLEVLADCLNLESGKSQVNEHLLEEIRLFEIETVRYTDMFQSACKGLPETDMKIHDGLEILSSMEKENNAMSQIYTILTGSPSNFPAAERLFAPQNIAFMQCNWVAKSLNLTKLIENLVVDFCRVVDRIAAANLAISSTSDDVKDSLCEEFKAMSKQLTKNMFSMKGLALKAIETSTDLESKGYVRQCLDDISQHTEDLMNALNNLASDPYSKYQVNLQKRKLEWACKINILGRTLAAMKDIDKRTIRDIMSLLSCLTTDIHSNSIDGVMFGDMSATSSIKTSPGQIRVDKIEKMFKRKSDMMPQMINSFVPEQTQLRTPEIVNSSFTPLPYTPWRDPKLMNSDPVSTATLMLQRETEKWEDEKNEFVRLAKEMCRQMIDMAAYSKGKGSLSSKEELIKTAKSIAGNGKKIVRFAHIVAKYCIDDRFSDELMSYAKQVPTVSTQLSIIASVKASTHDDRTADKILVKNAEILMHAIMNTLKAAESASVKGLHRPEKSDIDETEAIILATEWKWNLREHHQKEALNEEYDELGLRVINTTEQGPQLNDVFLQR